One window of Trifolium pratense cultivar HEN17-A07 linkage group LG5, ARS_RC_1.1, whole genome shotgun sequence genomic DNA carries:
- the LOC123884726 gene encoding uncharacterized protein LOC123884726 isoform X1, giving the protein MQINTQTITTDFHNTRVRVLPEYDVFIHTSDGTRIPAHTSILASVSPVFENILEQPRKQRSSERIIKINGVPSTAVTAFISFLYSSRCTEDEMDKYGIHLLALSHVYNVPQLKQKCIKGLVQRLTVENVVDVLQLARLCDAPDLRLRCMKLLANHFNAVQKSEGWKFLTKHDPWLELDILHFMDESETRREKLRRHREEQGLYAELSEAMECLEHICTEGCTDVGPYHVEVDRERKPCSKFSTCQGLQLLIRHFATCKRRVKGGCWRCKRMWQLFRLHSYVCQQIDDSCNVPLCRNTFFMENLQQWIYSNLSKGAKGRIDSAWCDYWATACHCFWTWRNKEIHDAEFTRPIYAMQHVYRRVNDYYQANKTNRLMRIKNDMLVYISWKPPCGSYVKLNTDGACKDQNRGGCGGIIRGSQGEWLGGFARGLGNCSAIIAELWGVAEGLSYARRLGFTAVELNVDSVVVVQAIKTGRFSSSVGLPLVKHIRRMLDLDWEIKIEHAYRESNKCADAMANIGCHLDRETIFYDSCPISIKELLLADELGITTPRIISM; this is encoded by the exons ATGCAAATCAATACCCAAACCATAACAACCGATTTTCATAACACTCGAGTAAGGGTCTTACCCGAATATGATGTCTTTATTCATACTTCTGATGGCACACGCATTCCAGCTCACACAAGCATCCTG GCCTCGGTGTCACCGGTTTTCGAGAATATTCTAGAACAACCGCGTAAACAACGAAGCTCCGAAAGAATAATCAAAATCAACGGCGTTCCTTCCACCGCCGTAACTGCCTTCATCAGCTTCCTTTACTCATCCAG GTGTACGGAGGATGAAATGGACAAATATGGAATCCACCTGCTTGCACTATCACACGTGTACAACGTGCCACAACTGAAACAGAAATGCATCAAAGGCCTTGTTCAACGGTTAACCGTAGAAAACGTGGTGGATGTACTCCAACTCGCGAGACTCTGCGACGCGCCGGATCTCCGTCTCCGTTGTATGAAACTACTTGCCAATCACTTCAACGCGGTGCAAAAATCTGAAGGGTGGAAGTTTCTCACCAAACATGATCCCTGGCTTGAACTAGATATCCTTCACTTCATGGACGAAAGTGAAACG AGGAGAGAGAAATTGAGGAGGCATAGGGAGGAGCAGGGGCTATATGCGGAACTGAGTGAAGCAATGGAATGTTTGGAGCATATATGTACGGAAGGTTGCACTGATGTTGGGCCGTATCATGTGGAGGTTGATAGAGAAAGGAAGCCTTGTAGCAAATTCTCAACTTGTCAAGGTCTTCAGCTTCTGATTCGCCATTTTGCGACGTGCAAGAGGCGGGTGAAGGGAGGTTGTTGGCGGTGCAAGCGTATGTGGCAGCTGTTTAGATTGCATTCATATGTTTGTCAACAAATTGATGATTCTTGCAATGTTCCTCTTTGCAG AAACACTTTCTTTATGGAGAACCTTCAACAATGGATATATTCAAACTTGAGCAAAGGTGCAAAAGGAAGAATTGATAGTGCATGGTGTGATTACTGGGCTACAGCGTGTCATTGCTTCTGGACATGGAGGAATAAAGAAATTCATGATGCTGAATTTACTAGACCAATTTATGCAATGCAACATGTATATAGAAGAGTGAATGATTACTATCAggcaaacaaaacaaacaggcTAATGAGAATTAAAAATGATATGCTTGTATACATTAGTTGGAAGCCTCCATGTGGTAGTTATGTTAAACTTAACACTGATGGAGCTTGTAAAGATCAAAATAGAGGAGGTTGTGGAGGTATTATTCGGGGAAGCCAAGGAGAATGGTTGGGAGGTTTTGCTAGAGGATTGGGAAATTGTAGTGCTATTATTGCTGAGTTGTGGGGAGTGGCTGAAGGATTGAGTTATGCGCGGCGGCTGGGTTTTACGGCGGTCGAGCTTAATGTTGATTCTGTTGTTGTGGTTCAGGCGATCAAGACCGGAAGATTTAGTAGCTCGGTTGGATTACCTTTGGTGAAACACATTCGGCGAATGTTGGATTTGGATTGGGAAATTAAAATTGAGCATGCTTACAGAGAATCAAACAAGTGTGCAGACGCTATGGCGAATATTGGTTGTCATTTAGATCGTGAAACCATATTTTATGATTCTTGTCCTATTTCGATTAAGGAGTTATTGTTAGCTGATGAGTTGGGGATAACCACCCCTAGAATAATTTCTAtgtaa